The Prionailurus bengalensis isolate Pbe53 chromosome D2, Fcat_Pben_1.1_paternal_pri, whole genome shotgun sequence genome window below encodes:
- the AFAP1L2 gene encoding actin filament-associated protein 1-like 2 isoform X7 → MNKVTVNRPQNAESQDKAPEEQNPLPNGEPGQHSLAPQKSLPDLPPPKIIPERKQLSVPKIESPEGYYEEAEPYDTSLNEDGEAVSSSYESYDEEENSKGKSAPYQWPSPEAGIELMRDARICAFLWRKKWLGQWAKQLCVVKDTRLLCYKSSKDHSPQLDVNLVGSSVIHKEKQVRKKEHKLKITPMNADVIVLGLQSRDQAEQWLRVIQEVSGLPAEGAPEGNQYTPDAQRLSGPKPDVTEKYGSAPEYGSSVDGHPEVPEAKDVKKKCSTGLKLSNLMNLGRKKSTSLEPPDRSLETSSYLNVLVNSQWKSRWCSVRDSHLHFYLDRNRSKVAQQPVSLLGCEVVPDPSPDHLYCFRILHHGEELAKLEAKSSEEMGHWLGLLLSESGSKTDPEEFTYDYVDADRVSCIVSAAKTSLLLMQRKFSEPNTYIDGLPSQDRQEMLYDDVEVSELTAMVETLEAAPVTDALSEPPPDRVYLDLTPVKSFLHSPSSAQTRAHSPVPSHLDPPAEALPADPGPAPDEPLVEPPENPKLQQTRQESPESEEPSGRLTTVKIQTEQQKISFPSSCPDTTAVPPAGASPPVKDRLRVTTAEIKLGKNRTEAEVKRYTEEKERLEKKKEEIRGHLAQLRKEKRELRETLLKCTDKGVLASLEQKLKEIDEECRVEESRRVDLELNIVEVKDNLKKAEAGPVTLGTTVDTTHLENVSPRPKAATPTPAPDCTPVNSATALKNRPLSVMVTGKGTVLQKAKEWEKKGTS, encoded by the exons ATGAACAAAGTGACCGTCAACAGGCCACAGAATGCGGAGTCCCAAGACAAAG CACCTGAGGAGCAGAACCCACTGCCCAACGGGGAGCCTGGCCAGCACTCCCTGGCCCCTCAGAAGAGCCTTCCAGACCTCCCGCCACCCAAGATC ATTCCAGAGCGGAAGCAACTCTCCGTCCCCAAGATTGAGTCTCCAGAGGGTTACTATGAAGAGGCTGAGCCATACGACACATCACTCAACG AGGACGGAGAGGCAGTGAGCAGCTCCTACGAGTCCTACGACGAAGAGGAAAACAGCAAGGGCAAGTCGGCCCCCTATCAGTGGCCGTCGCCTGAGGCCGGCATCGAGCTGATGCGCGACGCCCGCATCTGTGCCTTCCTGTGGCGCAAGAAGTGGCTGGGACAGTGGGCCAAGCAGCTGTGCGTCGTCAAGGACACCAGGCTCCTG TGCTACAAATCCTCCAAGGACCACAGCCCGCAGCTGGATGTGAACTTGGTGGGCAGCAGCGTCATCCACAAGGAGAAGCAAGTGCGGAAGAAGGAGCACAAGCTAAAGATCACGCCCATGAACGCCGACGTGATCGTGCTCGGCCTGCAGAGCAGGGACCAAGCAGAGCAGTGGCTCAGG gtCATCCAGGAGGTGAGTGGCCTGCCTGCAGAAGGAGCGCCCGAGGGAAATCAGTACACCCCAGACGCCCAGCGCCTGAGCGGCCCGAAA CCAGATGTAACGGAGAAGTACGGGTCGGCCCCGGAATATGGGAGCTCCGTAGATGGCCACCCTGAGGTCCCAGAGGCCAAAGATG TCAAGAAGAAATGTTCTACTGGCCTCAAACTGAGCAACCTAATGAATCTGGGCCGGAAGAAGTCTACCTCGCTGGAGCCTCCGGACAGGTCCCTCGAGACATCCA GCTACCTGAACGTGCTGGTCAACAGCCAGTGGAAGTCCCGCTGGTGCTCCGTCAGGGACAGTCACCTGCACTTCTACCTGGACCGGAACCGGAGCAAGGTGGCCCAGCAGCCCGTCAGCCTGCTGGGCTGTGAGGTGGTCCCAGACCCGAGCCCCGACCACCTCTACTGCTTCCGCATCCTGCACCACGGCGAGGAGCTGGCCAAGCTCGAG GCCAAGTCTTCCGAGGAAATGGGCCACTGGCTaggcctcctgctctctgagtcaggctccaagACAGACCCGGAGGAATTCACCTACGACTACGTGGATGCCGACAGGGTGTCCTGTATCGTGAGTGCGGCCAAAACCTCTCTGCT ACTGATGCAGAGGAAGTTCTCAGAGCCAAACACTTACATCGATGGCCTGCCCAGCCAGGACCGCCAGGAGATGCTGTATGACGACGTGGAAGTGTCGGAGCTGACGGCCATG GTGGAAACGCTCGAAGCCGCCCCTGTGACAGACGCTCTGAGCGAGCCCCCGCCGGACCGAGTATACCTGGACCTCACGCCTGTCAAGTCCTTTCTGCACAGCCCCAGCAGTGCACAGACCCGGGCCCACTCCCCAGTGCCATCCCACCTGGACCCCCCAGCCGAGGCTCTCCCTGCAGACCCGGGCCCTGCCCCAGATGAGCCCCTCGTAGAGCCCCCAGAGAACCCCAAGCTGCAG CAGACGCGGCAGGAGAGTCCGGAGTCTGAAGAGCCTTCCGGGAGACTCACGACAGTCAAAATCCAGACCGAACAGCAGAAGATCTCCTTCCCATCGAGCTGCCCCGACACTACGGCCGTCCCCCCGGCGGGGGCCAGCCCGCCTGTGAAGGACAGGCTGAGGGTGACCACTGCAG AGATCAAACTGGGCAAGAATAGGACAGAAGCCGAGGTGAAGCGGTacacagaggagaaggagaggctcgagaagaagaaggaagaaatccgggggcacctggctcagcTCCGGAAAGAGAAACGGGAGCTGAGAGAGACCCTGTTAAAATGCACAG ACAAGGGAGTCCTGGCCAGCCTGGAGCAGAAGCTGAAGGAAATCGACGAGGAGTGCAGGGTCGAGGAGAGCAGGCGTGTGGACCTCGAGCTCAACATCGTGGAGGTGAAGGACAACCTGAAGAAGGCAGAGGCCGGGCCCGTGACACTGGGCACCACTGTGGACACCACCCACCTGGAGAACGTGAGCCCCCGG CCCAAggctgccacccccacccctgccccagactGCACCCCGGTCAACTCTGCCACCGCGCTCAAGAACAGGCCTCTTTCGGTCATGGTCACGGGCAAAGGCACCGTCCTCCAGAAAGCGAAG gaatgggagaagaaaggaacaagttAG
- the AFAP1L2 gene encoding actin filament-associated protein 1-like 2 isoform X6, with amino-acid sequence MERYKALEQLLTELDDFLKILDQENLSSTAVVKKSGLAELLRLYNKSSSSDEEYIYMNKVTVNRPQNAESQDKAPEEQNPLPNGEPGQHSLAPQKSLPDLPPPKIIPERKQLSVPKIESPEGYYEEAEPYDTSLNEDGEAVSSSYESYDEEENSKGKSAPYQWPSPEAGIELMRDARICAFLWRKKWLGQWAKQLCVVKDTRLLCYKSSKDHSPQLDVNLVGSSVIHKEKQVRKKEHKLKITPMNADVIVLGLQSRDQAEQWLRVIQEVSGLPAEGAPEGNQYTPDAQRLSGPKPDVTEKYGSAPEYGSSVDGHPEVPEAKDVKKKCSTGLKLSNLMNLGRKKSTSLEPPDRSLETSSYLNVLVNSQWKSRWCSVRDSHLHFYLDRNRSKVAQQPVSLLGCEVVPDPSPDHLYCFRILHHGEELAKLEAKSSEEMGHWLGLLLSESGSKTDPEEFTYDYVDADRVSCIVSAAKTSLLLMQRKFSEPNTYIDGLPSQDRQEMLYDDVEVSELTAMVETLEAAPVTDALSEPPPDRVYLDLTPVKSFLHSPSSAQTRAHSPVPSHLDPPAEALPADPGPAPDEPLVEPPENPKLQQTRQESPESEEPSGRLTTVKIQTEQQKISFPSSCPDTTAVPPAGASPPVKDRLRVTTAEIKLGKNRTEAEVKRYTEEKERLEKKKEEIRGHLAQLRKEKRELRETLLKCTDKGVLASLEQKLKEIDEECRVEESRRVDLELNIVEVKDNLKKAEAGPVTLGTTVDTTHLENPKAATPTPAPDCTPVNSATALKNRPLSVMVTGKGTVLQKAKEWEKKGTS; translated from the exons CCCTGGAGCAGTTGTTGACAGAGCTGGATGACTTCCTCAAGATTCTCGACCAAGAGAACCTGAGCAGCACCGCTGTGGTCAAGAAGAGTGGCCTGGCTGAGCTTCTCCGGCTTTACAACAAAAGCAGCA GTTCCGATGAGGAGTACATTTATATGAACAAAGTGACCGTCAACAGGCCACAGAATGCGGAGTCCCAAGACAAAG CACCTGAGGAGCAGAACCCACTGCCCAACGGGGAGCCTGGCCAGCACTCCCTGGCCCCTCAGAAGAGCCTTCCAGACCTCCCGCCACCCAAGATC ATTCCAGAGCGGAAGCAACTCTCCGTCCCCAAGATTGAGTCTCCAGAGGGTTACTATGAAGAGGCTGAGCCATACGACACATCACTCAACG AGGACGGAGAGGCAGTGAGCAGCTCCTACGAGTCCTACGACGAAGAGGAAAACAGCAAGGGCAAGTCGGCCCCCTATCAGTGGCCGTCGCCTGAGGCCGGCATCGAGCTGATGCGCGACGCCCGCATCTGTGCCTTCCTGTGGCGCAAGAAGTGGCTGGGACAGTGGGCCAAGCAGCTGTGCGTCGTCAAGGACACCAGGCTCCTG TGCTACAAATCCTCCAAGGACCACAGCCCGCAGCTGGATGTGAACTTGGTGGGCAGCAGCGTCATCCACAAGGAGAAGCAAGTGCGGAAGAAGGAGCACAAGCTAAAGATCACGCCCATGAACGCCGACGTGATCGTGCTCGGCCTGCAGAGCAGGGACCAAGCAGAGCAGTGGCTCAGG gtCATCCAGGAGGTGAGTGGCCTGCCTGCAGAAGGAGCGCCCGAGGGAAATCAGTACACCCCAGACGCCCAGCGCCTGAGCGGCCCGAAA CCAGATGTAACGGAGAAGTACGGGTCGGCCCCGGAATATGGGAGCTCCGTAGATGGCCACCCTGAGGTCCCAGAGGCCAAAGATG TCAAGAAGAAATGTTCTACTGGCCTCAAACTGAGCAACCTAATGAATCTGGGCCGGAAGAAGTCTACCTCGCTGGAGCCTCCGGACAGGTCCCTCGAGACATCCA GCTACCTGAACGTGCTGGTCAACAGCCAGTGGAAGTCCCGCTGGTGCTCCGTCAGGGACAGTCACCTGCACTTCTACCTGGACCGGAACCGGAGCAAGGTGGCCCAGCAGCCCGTCAGCCTGCTGGGCTGTGAGGTGGTCCCAGACCCGAGCCCCGACCACCTCTACTGCTTCCGCATCCTGCACCACGGCGAGGAGCTGGCCAAGCTCGAG GCCAAGTCTTCCGAGGAAATGGGCCACTGGCTaggcctcctgctctctgagtcaggctccaagACAGACCCGGAGGAATTCACCTACGACTACGTGGATGCCGACAGGGTGTCCTGTATCGTGAGTGCGGCCAAAACCTCTCTGCT ACTGATGCAGAGGAAGTTCTCAGAGCCAAACACTTACATCGATGGCCTGCCCAGCCAGGACCGCCAGGAGATGCTGTATGACGACGTGGAAGTGTCGGAGCTGACGGCCATG GTGGAAACGCTCGAAGCCGCCCCTGTGACAGACGCTCTGAGCGAGCCCCCGCCGGACCGAGTATACCTGGACCTCACGCCTGTCAAGTCCTTTCTGCACAGCCCCAGCAGTGCACAGACCCGGGCCCACTCCCCAGTGCCATCCCACCTGGACCCCCCAGCCGAGGCTCTCCCTGCAGACCCGGGCCCTGCCCCAGATGAGCCCCTCGTAGAGCCCCCAGAGAACCCCAAGCTGCAG CAGACGCGGCAGGAGAGTCCGGAGTCTGAAGAGCCTTCCGGGAGACTCACGACAGTCAAAATCCAGACCGAACAGCAGAAGATCTCCTTCCCATCGAGCTGCCCCGACACTACGGCCGTCCCCCCGGCGGGGGCCAGCCCGCCTGTGAAGGACAGGCTGAGGGTGACCACTGCAG AGATCAAACTGGGCAAGAATAGGACAGAAGCCGAGGTGAAGCGGTacacagaggagaaggagaggctcgagaagaagaaggaagaaatccgggggcacctggctcagcTCCGGAAAGAGAAACGGGAGCTGAGAGAGACCCTGTTAAAATGCACAG ACAAGGGAGTCCTGGCCAGCCTGGAGCAGAAGCTGAAGGAAATCGACGAGGAGTGCAGGGTCGAGGAGAGCAGGCGTGTGGACCTCGAGCTCAACATCGTGGAGGTGAAGGACAACCTGAAGAAGGCAGAGGCCGGGCCCGTGACACTGGGCACCACTGTGGACACCACCCACCTGGAGAAC CCCAAggctgccacccccacccctgccccagactGCACCCCGGTCAACTCTGCCACCGCGCTCAAGAACAGGCCTCTTTCGGTCATGGTCACGGGCAAAGGCACCGTCCTCCAGAAAGCGAAG gaatgggagaagaaaggaacaagttAG
- the AFAP1L2 gene encoding actin filament-associated protein 1-like 2 isoform X2, giving the protein MERYKALEQLLTELDDFLKILDQENLSSTAVVKKSGLAELLRLYNKSSSSDEEYIYMNKVTVNRPQNAESQDKAPEEQNPLPNGEPGQHSLAPQKSLPDLPPPKIIPERKQLSVPKIESPEGYYEEAEPYDTSLNGHCGGFSPTGIPRWVQVPDGVIYATITLEDGEAVSSSYESYDEEENSKGKSAPYQWPSPEAGIELMRDARICAFLWRKKWLGQWAKQLCVVKDTRLLCYKSSKDHSPQLDVNLVGSSVIHKEKQVRKKEHKLKITPMNADVIVLGLQSRDQAEQWLRVIQEVSGLPAEGAPEGNQYTPDAQRLSGPKPDVTEKYGSAPEYGSSVDGHPEVPEAKDVKKKCSTGLKLSNLMNLGRKKSTSLEPPDRSLETSSYLNVLVNSQWKSRWCSVRDSHLHFYLDRNRSKVAQQPVSLLGCEVVPDPSPDHLYCFRILHHGEELAKLEAKSSEEMGHWLGLLLSESGSKTDPEEFTYDYVDADRVSCIVSAAKTSLLLMQRKFSEPNTYIDGLPSQDRQEMLYDDVEVSELTAMVETLEAAPVTDALSEPPPDRVYLDLTPVKSFLHSPSSAQTRAHSPVPSHLDPPAEALPADPGPAPDEPLVEPPENPKLQTRQESPESEEPSGRLTTVKIQTEQQKISFPSSCPDTTAVPPAGASPPVKDRLRVTTAEIKLGKNRTEAEVKRYTEEKERLEKKKEEIRGHLAQLRKEKRELRETLLKCTDKGVLASLEQKLKEIDEECRVEESRRVDLELNIVEVKDNLKKAEAGPVTLGTTVDTTHLENVSPRPKAATPTPAPDCTPVNSATALKNRPLSVMVTGKGTVLQKAKEWEKKGTS; this is encoded by the exons CCCTGGAGCAGTTGTTGACAGAGCTGGATGACTTCCTCAAGATTCTCGACCAAGAGAACCTGAGCAGCACCGCTGTGGTCAAGAAGAGTGGCCTGGCTGAGCTTCTCCGGCTTTACAACAAAAGCAGCA GTTCCGATGAGGAGTACATTTATATGAACAAAGTGACCGTCAACAGGCCACAGAATGCGGAGTCCCAAGACAAAG CACCTGAGGAGCAGAACCCACTGCCCAACGGGGAGCCTGGCCAGCACTCCCTGGCCCCTCAGAAGAGCCTTCCAGACCTCCCGCCACCCAAGATC ATTCCAGAGCGGAAGCAACTCTCCGTCCCCAAGATTGAGTCTCCAGAGGGTTACTATGAAGAGGCTGAGCCATACGACACATCACTCAACG GTCACTGTGGTGGATTCTCGCCCACTGGAATCCCCAGATGGGTCCAGGTGCCCGACGGAGTCATTTACGCCACGATCACCTTGG AGGACGGAGAGGCAGTGAGCAGCTCCTACGAGTCCTACGACGAAGAGGAAAACAGCAAGGGCAAGTCGGCCCCCTATCAGTGGCCGTCGCCTGAGGCCGGCATCGAGCTGATGCGCGACGCCCGCATCTGTGCCTTCCTGTGGCGCAAGAAGTGGCTGGGACAGTGGGCCAAGCAGCTGTGCGTCGTCAAGGACACCAGGCTCCTG TGCTACAAATCCTCCAAGGACCACAGCCCGCAGCTGGATGTGAACTTGGTGGGCAGCAGCGTCATCCACAAGGAGAAGCAAGTGCGGAAGAAGGAGCACAAGCTAAAGATCACGCCCATGAACGCCGACGTGATCGTGCTCGGCCTGCAGAGCAGGGACCAAGCAGAGCAGTGGCTCAGG gtCATCCAGGAGGTGAGTGGCCTGCCTGCAGAAGGAGCGCCCGAGGGAAATCAGTACACCCCAGACGCCCAGCGCCTGAGCGGCCCGAAA CCAGATGTAACGGAGAAGTACGGGTCGGCCCCGGAATATGGGAGCTCCGTAGATGGCCACCCTGAGGTCCCAGAGGCCAAAGATG TCAAGAAGAAATGTTCTACTGGCCTCAAACTGAGCAACCTAATGAATCTGGGCCGGAAGAAGTCTACCTCGCTGGAGCCTCCGGACAGGTCCCTCGAGACATCCA GCTACCTGAACGTGCTGGTCAACAGCCAGTGGAAGTCCCGCTGGTGCTCCGTCAGGGACAGTCACCTGCACTTCTACCTGGACCGGAACCGGAGCAAGGTGGCCCAGCAGCCCGTCAGCCTGCTGGGCTGTGAGGTGGTCCCAGACCCGAGCCCCGACCACCTCTACTGCTTCCGCATCCTGCACCACGGCGAGGAGCTGGCCAAGCTCGAG GCCAAGTCTTCCGAGGAAATGGGCCACTGGCTaggcctcctgctctctgagtcaggctccaagACAGACCCGGAGGAATTCACCTACGACTACGTGGATGCCGACAGGGTGTCCTGTATCGTGAGTGCGGCCAAAACCTCTCTGCT ACTGATGCAGAGGAAGTTCTCAGAGCCAAACACTTACATCGATGGCCTGCCCAGCCAGGACCGCCAGGAGATGCTGTATGACGACGTGGAAGTGTCGGAGCTGACGGCCATG GTGGAAACGCTCGAAGCCGCCCCTGTGACAGACGCTCTGAGCGAGCCCCCGCCGGACCGAGTATACCTGGACCTCACGCCTGTCAAGTCCTTTCTGCACAGCCCCAGCAGTGCACAGACCCGGGCCCACTCCCCAGTGCCATCCCACCTGGACCCCCCAGCCGAGGCTCTCCCTGCAGACCCGGGCCCTGCCCCAGATGAGCCCCTCGTAGAGCCCCCAGAGAACCCCAAGCTGCAG ACGCGGCAGGAGAGTCCGGAGTCTGAAGAGCCTTCCGGGAGACTCACGACAGTCAAAATCCAGACCGAACAGCAGAAGATCTCCTTCCCATCGAGCTGCCCCGACACTACGGCCGTCCCCCCGGCGGGGGCCAGCCCGCCTGTGAAGGACAGGCTGAGGGTGACCACTGCAG AGATCAAACTGGGCAAGAATAGGACAGAAGCCGAGGTGAAGCGGTacacagaggagaaggagaggctcgagaagaagaaggaagaaatccgggggcacctggctcagcTCCGGAAAGAGAAACGGGAGCTGAGAGAGACCCTGTTAAAATGCACAG ACAAGGGAGTCCTGGCCAGCCTGGAGCAGAAGCTGAAGGAAATCGACGAGGAGTGCAGGGTCGAGGAGAGCAGGCGTGTGGACCTCGAGCTCAACATCGTGGAGGTGAAGGACAACCTGAAGAAGGCAGAGGCCGGGCCCGTGACACTGGGCACCACTGTGGACACCACCCACCTGGAGAACGTGAGCCCCCGG CCCAAggctgccacccccacccctgccccagactGCACCCCGGTCAACTCTGCCACCGCGCTCAAGAACAGGCCTCTTTCGGTCATGGTCACGGGCAAAGGCACCGTCCTCCAGAAAGCGAAG gaatgggagaagaaaggaacaagttAG
- the AFAP1L2 gene encoding actin filament-associated protein 1-like 2 isoform X4: MERYKALEQLLTELDDFLKILDQENLSSTAVVKKSGLAELLRLYNKSSSSDEEYIYMNKVTVNRPQNAESQDKAPEEQNPLPNGEPGQHSLAPQKSLPDLPPPKIIPERKQLSVPKIESPEGYYEEAEPYDTSLNEDGEAVSSSYESYDEEENSKGKSAPYQWPSPEAGIELMRDARICAFLWRKKWLGQWAKQLCVVKDTRLLCYKSSKDHSPQLDVNLVGSSVIHKEKQVRKKEHKLKITPMNADVIVLGLQSRDQAEQWLRVIQEVSGLPAEGAPEGNQYTPDAQRLSGPKPDVTEKYGSAPEYGSSVDGHPEVPEAKDVKKKCSTGLKLSNLMNLGRKKSTSLEPPDRSLETSSYLNVLVNSQWKSRWCSVRDSHLHFYLDRNRSKVAQQPVSLLGCEVVPDPSPDHLYCFRILHHGEELAKLEAKSSEEMGHWLGLLLSESGSKTDPEEFTYDYVDADRVSCIVSAAKTSLLLMQRKFSEPNTYIDGLPSQDRQEMLYDDVEVSELTAMVETLEAAPVTDALSEPPPDRVYLDLTPVKSFLHSPSSAQTRAHSPVPSHLDPPAEALPADPGPAPDEPLVEPPENPKLQQTRQESPESEEPSGRLTTVKIQTEQQKISFPSSCPDTTAVPPAGASPPVKDRLRVTTAEIKLGKNRTEAEVKRYTEEKERLEKKKEEIRGHLAQLRKEKRELRETLLKCTDKGVLASLEQKLKEIDEECRVEESRRVDLELNIVEVKDNLKKAEAGPVTLGTTVDTTHLENVSPRPKAATPTPAPDCTPVNSATALKNRPLSVMVTGKGTVLQKAKEWEKKGTS, encoded by the exons CCCTGGAGCAGTTGTTGACAGAGCTGGATGACTTCCTCAAGATTCTCGACCAAGAGAACCTGAGCAGCACCGCTGTGGTCAAGAAGAGTGGCCTGGCTGAGCTTCTCCGGCTTTACAACAAAAGCAGCA GTTCCGATGAGGAGTACATTTATATGAACAAAGTGACCGTCAACAGGCCACAGAATGCGGAGTCCCAAGACAAAG CACCTGAGGAGCAGAACCCACTGCCCAACGGGGAGCCTGGCCAGCACTCCCTGGCCCCTCAGAAGAGCCTTCCAGACCTCCCGCCACCCAAGATC ATTCCAGAGCGGAAGCAACTCTCCGTCCCCAAGATTGAGTCTCCAGAGGGTTACTATGAAGAGGCTGAGCCATACGACACATCACTCAACG AGGACGGAGAGGCAGTGAGCAGCTCCTACGAGTCCTACGACGAAGAGGAAAACAGCAAGGGCAAGTCGGCCCCCTATCAGTGGCCGTCGCCTGAGGCCGGCATCGAGCTGATGCGCGACGCCCGCATCTGTGCCTTCCTGTGGCGCAAGAAGTGGCTGGGACAGTGGGCCAAGCAGCTGTGCGTCGTCAAGGACACCAGGCTCCTG TGCTACAAATCCTCCAAGGACCACAGCCCGCAGCTGGATGTGAACTTGGTGGGCAGCAGCGTCATCCACAAGGAGAAGCAAGTGCGGAAGAAGGAGCACAAGCTAAAGATCACGCCCATGAACGCCGACGTGATCGTGCTCGGCCTGCAGAGCAGGGACCAAGCAGAGCAGTGGCTCAGG gtCATCCAGGAGGTGAGTGGCCTGCCTGCAGAAGGAGCGCCCGAGGGAAATCAGTACACCCCAGACGCCCAGCGCCTGAGCGGCCCGAAA CCAGATGTAACGGAGAAGTACGGGTCGGCCCCGGAATATGGGAGCTCCGTAGATGGCCACCCTGAGGTCCCAGAGGCCAAAGATG TCAAGAAGAAATGTTCTACTGGCCTCAAACTGAGCAACCTAATGAATCTGGGCCGGAAGAAGTCTACCTCGCTGGAGCCTCCGGACAGGTCCCTCGAGACATCCA GCTACCTGAACGTGCTGGTCAACAGCCAGTGGAAGTCCCGCTGGTGCTCCGTCAGGGACAGTCACCTGCACTTCTACCTGGACCGGAACCGGAGCAAGGTGGCCCAGCAGCCCGTCAGCCTGCTGGGCTGTGAGGTGGTCCCAGACCCGAGCCCCGACCACCTCTACTGCTTCCGCATCCTGCACCACGGCGAGGAGCTGGCCAAGCTCGAG GCCAAGTCTTCCGAGGAAATGGGCCACTGGCTaggcctcctgctctctgagtcaggctccaagACAGACCCGGAGGAATTCACCTACGACTACGTGGATGCCGACAGGGTGTCCTGTATCGTGAGTGCGGCCAAAACCTCTCTGCT ACTGATGCAGAGGAAGTTCTCAGAGCCAAACACTTACATCGATGGCCTGCCCAGCCAGGACCGCCAGGAGATGCTGTATGACGACGTGGAAGTGTCGGAGCTGACGGCCATG GTGGAAACGCTCGAAGCCGCCCCTGTGACAGACGCTCTGAGCGAGCCCCCGCCGGACCGAGTATACCTGGACCTCACGCCTGTCAAGTCCTTTCTGCACAGCCCCAGCAGTGCACAGACCCGGGCCCACTCCCCAGTGCCATCCCACCTGGACCCCCCAGCCGAGGCTCTCCCTGCAGACCCGGGCCCTGCCCCAGATGAGCCCCTCGTAGAGCCCCCAGAGAACCCCAAGCTGCAG CAGACGCGGCAGGAGAGTCCGGAGTCTGAAGAGCCTTCCGGGAGACTCACGACAGTCAAAATCCAGACCGAACAGCAGAAGATCTCCTTCCCATCGAGCTGCCCCGACACTACGGCCGTCCCCCCGGCGGGGGCCAGCCCGCCTGTGAAGGACAGGCTGAGGGTGACCACTGCAG AGATCAAACTGGGCAAGAATAGGACAGAAGCCGAGGTGAAGCGGTacacagaggagaaggagaggctcgagaagaagaaggaagaaatccgggggcacctggctcagcTCCGGAAAGAGAAACGGGAGCTGAGAGAGACCCTGTTAAAATGCACAG ACAAGGGAGTCCTGGCCAGCCTGGAGCAGAAGCTGAAGGAAATCGACGAGGAGTGCAGGGTCGAGGAGAGCAGGCGTGTGGACCTCGAGCTCAACATCGTGGAGGTGAAGGACAACCTGAAGAAGGCAGAGGCCGGGCCCGTGACACTGGGCACCACTGTGGACACCACCCACCTGGAGAACGTGAGCCCCCGG CCCAAggctgccacccccacccctgccccagactGCACCCCGGTCAACTCTGCCACCGCGCTCAAGAACAGGCCTCTTTCGGTCATGGTCACGGGCAAAGGCACCGTCCTCCAGAAAGCGAAG gaatgggagaagaaaggaacaagttAG